Below is a window of Lacibacter sp. H407 DNA.
GAAAGAAGAAGATTGGGATGGAGCTATTTTTGCTGCTGCAGGATTGGAACGCATTAACCTTCGTCCGGAAAATTCGATTGAATTAGATTGGATGTTACCAGCACCTGCACAAGGAGCCATCATGGTTGTTTGTCGGGAAGAAGATAGTTATGCATTGGATGCATGTGTTCATTTTAATGATGCGGATACTGACTTCTGCACAAAGATCGAACGTGATTTTCTTCGTGCTTTAATGGGCGGTTGTTCTACTCCCATCAGCGCTTATGCAGAAATGAAAGATGATGAAATTCATTTTAAAGGAAATATTTTATCGCTCGATGGAAAACAAAAAGCAGAATTTGAAATTACCATGCCGGTGTGGGAAGCAACAGACATGGGTTCTTATGCAGCCGAACAAATTTTGAATCATGGCGGACAAGCCATCGCAGACAGTATTCAACATGCAGCAAAATAAAATCAACATACTATCTACACGGCCACTGAATAAATCATTGGTACACGAAGCGAAGGCTGTGGGCATTTCGATCGATGAATTATCATTCATTGACACAGAACCGATACAAGACATCGCCACACAACAGGAAATTGAACAGGCCTATCTGCAATCGTCCACTGTTGTATTCACCAGCATGAACGCAGTGGATGCCGTACTTGCCTGGCAAGACGGACAACAACCTGATTGGGTAATTTATTGCATGGGCAATACCACCAAACTATTGTTGAAGGAAAATTTTGGAGAACACAGTGTTGCCGGAACTGCCGGCTATGCTGCAGAATTAGCTGAACTGATTGCAGAAGAAAGTGATATCGATGAAGTGGTTTTCTTTTGCGGCGAACAACGCAGAGATGAATTGCCAGCTATTCTACGGAGTAAAGGAATTGAAGTACATGAAATTTTTGTGTACGAAACCATCCACACACCACACAAGGTCAGCAAAGACTATCATGCTATTTTATTCTACAGTCCAAGTGCGGTGAGCAGTTTTTTCAGCAACAATAAAGTACCTGCGCAAACAATTTTGTTTGCCATTGGTAATACTACAGCAAAAACGATTCAACAATATTGTAACAATACCATCATCATTGGCAAAGAACCGGGGAAAGAAGAACTGGTAAGGCAGGCGATGGAGTATTTCAGCTAGTGGAAAGTAGTAATTGGCAAGTAGTATCACTCGCTACTCACCACTAACCACTCACAACTATTTATTATGACTCAACTAAAGAACGATTTATTATTAAAAGCACTCAGAGGAGAAGCCGTAGAACGCCCACCGGTATGGATGATGCGACAGGCAGGAAGATATTTACCTGATTATATTAAGCTCCGGCAGAAATATGATTTCTTCACCCGTTGTCAAACACCGGAGCTTGCAACTGAAATTACCTTGCAACCGGTTGACCAGGTTGGTGTAGATGCAGCCATTATCTTCAGTGATATTCTCGTGATACCACAAGCAATGGGTGTTGAAGTATTGATGGAAGAAGGTAAAGGACCGTCATTACCAAAAACAATTGCCACGCAAAAAGATATTGATGCATTGATCACAACAGGTGCTGAAGAAAGTTTGAAGTATGTGTATGATGCGTTGGCATTAACCAAAAGAGAATTGAATGGTCGTGTACCATTGATCGGTTTTGCAGGTGCACCTTGGACCATTCTTTGTTATATGGTGGAAGGGAAAGGAAGCAAAACATGGGATAAAGCAAAACAGTTTGCATACACACAACCTGCAATGGCACATCAACTTTTGCAAAAGATCACTGACATTACAATTGTTTATTTAAAGCACCAGGTGAAAGCAGGTGCAGACACCGTACAGGTATTTGATAGCTGGGCAGGTTCATTATCGCCAGCTGATTTCAAATTATTTGCACAACCTTATTTATTCCAGATCGCTGAAGCGTTGAAAGACGACGCACCTGTGATCTTATTTCCGAAAGGAACATGGCATGCGTTGAAAGAGATCAGCGAAAGTGCTGCAAGTGGTGTGGGTATCGATTGGTGCATTACACCACAAATGGCAAGAGAGTTTACACAGAATAAGATCACCATTCAGGGTAACTTTGATCCGGCGAAATTATTAGCTCCTATTCCTGAGATCAGGAAAGCAGTGAAGGAAATGATCGATGCATTTGGAACCCAACGATACATTGCCAACTTAGGTCATGGTATTACACCCAATGTACCGGTTGATCATGCAAGAGCATTTGTTGATGCTGTGAAGGAATACAAATAATGAATGATGACTGATGAGTAATCAGTAGTTAACTCATCATTCATCACTGATTACTCATCATATGAACGTTAAAGAAACCTGGATATCATTCATTCACGATTTGCAAAACCGCATCTGTGCTGCTTTGGAGCAAAGTGATGGCAAAGCAACTTTTGTGGAAGATGCATGGGAACGCCCCGAAGGTGGTGGCGGTAAAACACGTGTGATTGCTAATGGCAACGTGATTGAAAAGGGCGGCGTAAATACTTCGATCGTATTTGGTGATGTTACTGATGCAATGCGTACACAACTCAAGATCAACGGAGCCAAATGGTTTGCCTGTGGTTTGAGTTTGGTGATTCATCCGCAGAATCCGTTTGTGCCGACAGTCCATTGCAATTACCGCATGTTTGAGTTGTACAATGAAAACGATGAAGTGATCGACAGATGGTTTGGCGGCGGCACTGATCTTACTCCCTATTATTTGTTCGAAGAAGACGCAAAACATTTTCATCAGACCTACAAAAATGCATGCGATGCATTTGATGCGTCGTTCTATCCTAAGTTCAAAAAAGAATGTGATAACTATTTTGTGAACTGGCATCGCAATGCTGAACGCAGAGGTATTGGTGGTATCTTCTACGATTACCAAAGAGTAACTGAACAACAAGATGTAACTTTCTGGATTGAGTTTGCGAAGAAATGCGGCAATGCATTTATTGAGGCGTACATCCCCATTGTAGAAAAAAGAAAACACACAACCTACACTGCAGAAAACAAACACTGGCAGGAGATACGCAGAGGACGATATGTTGAGTTTAACTTAGTGCACGACAGAGGAACGATCTTCGGTTTAAAAACCAACGGCCGTA
It encodes the following:
- a CDS encoding uroporphyrinogen-III synthase, coding for MQQNKINILSTRPLNKSLVHEAKAVGISIDELSFIDTEPIQDIATQQEIEQAYLQSSTVVFTSMNAVDAVLAWQDGQQPDWVIYCMGNTTKLLLKENFGEHSVAGTAGYAAELAELIAEESDIDEVVFFCGEQRRDELPAILRSKGIEVHEIFVYETIHTPHKVSKDYHAILFYSPSAVSSFFSNNKVPAQTILFAIGNTTAKTIQQYCNNTIIIGKEPGKEELVRQAMEYFS
- the hemE gene encoding uroporphyrinogen decarboxylase is translated as MTQLKNDLLLKALRGEAVERPPVWMMRQAGRYLPDYIKLRQKYDFFTRCQTPELATEITLQPVDQVGVDAAIIFSDILVIPQAMGVEVLMEEGKGPSLPKTIATQKDIDALITTGAEESLKYVYDALALTKRELNGRVPLIGFAGAPWTILCYMVEGKGSKTWDKAKQFAYTQPAMAHQLLQKITDITIVYLKHQVKAGADTVQVFDSWAGSLSPADFKLFAQPYLFQIAEALKDDAPVILFPKGTWHALKEISESAASGVGIDWCITPQMAREFTQNKITIQGNFDPAKLLAPIPEIRKAVKEMIDAFGTQRYIANLGHGITPNVPVDHARAFVDAVKEYK
- the hemF gene encoding oxygen-dependent coproporphyrinogen oxidase; amino-acid sequence: MNVKETWISFIHDLQNRICAALEQSDGKATFVEDAWERPEGGGGKTRVIANGNVIEKGGVNTSIVFGDVTDAMRTQLKINGAKWFACGLSLVIHPQNPFVPTVHCNYRMFELYNENDEVIDRWFGGGTDLTPYYLFEEDAKHFHQTYKNACDAFDASFYPKFKKECDNYFVNWHRNAERRGIGGIFYDYQRVTEQQDVTFWIEFAKKCGNAFIEAYIPIVEKRKHTTYTAENKHWQEIRRGRYVEFNLVHDRGTIFGLKTNGRIESILMSLPPTVRFEYNYHSAFGSEEYKLQEACLHPREWLNEISEEEKIAWAKRSNSC